A genomic region of Trichothermofontia sichuanensis B231 contains the following coding sequences:
- a CDS encoding Re/Si-specific NAD(P)(+) transhydrogenase subunit alpha, which yields MKVAVAKEIAVGENRVALVPEVAGRLVKQGIEVLVESGAGDRAFFSDEAYAAVGATIVPDAYSLWSQADILLKLNPPQGLPEGGWEADRLKPGAVLIGFLNPLGNPQRIQALAERQITTFAMEMIPRTTRAQSMDALSSQASVVGYKAVLIAATVSPKFFPMLTTAAGTIPPAKVLVMGAGVAGLQAIATARRLGAVVEGFDIRPEVKEEVQSLGARFVEVELDEETCAEGGYACELSEAAKQKEREVITAHVAQSDVVITAAQVQGRRAPILVTEAMVEQMKPGAVLVDLAAEQGGNCACTEPGKDVKRNGVTIIGPINLAAAMPVHASQMYAKNLAALLQLLIKDQALNLNFEDDIIRNTCVAHAGQVTNQRVRDELAAVHNQPSAVG from the coding sequence ATGAAAGTTGCAGTTGCGAAAGAAATAGCGGTGGGTGAAAACCGCGTGGCCTTGGTTCCAGAGGTGGCCGGACGGCTGGTCAAGCAAGGGATCGAAGTGTTGGTTGAAAGTGGGGCGGGCGATCGGGCCTTTTTTAGTGATGAGGCCTATGCCGCTGTGGGTGCGACCATTGTTCCGGATGCTTATAGCCTCTGGTCCCAGGCGGATATTCTCCTGAAGCTGAATCCACCCCAGGGCTTGCCAGAGGGGGGATGGGAGGCCGATCGCCTCAAGCCAGGAGCAGTGCTGATTGGCTTTCTGAATCCCTTGGGGAATCCTCAGCGCATCCAGGCCCTTGCCGAGCGCCAGATCACCACCTTTGCGATGGAAATGATCCCGCGCACCACCCGCGCTCAGAGCATGGATGCCCTCTCATCGCAAGCGTCGGTGGTCGGATACAAGGCGGTCCTGATTGCAGCTACGGTCTCGCCTAAGTTTTTCCCGATGTTAACCACAGCAGCCGGGACGATCCCCCCGGCCAAAGTATTGGTGATGGGGGCGGGGGTCGCGGGGTTACAGGCGATCGCCACTGCCCGTCGGTTGGGGGCAGTCGTTGAGGGGTTTGATATCCGCCCGGAAGTGAAGGAAGAGGTGCAAAGCCTGGGGGCGCGGTTTGTTGAAGTGGAACTGGATGAGGAAACCTGTGCCGAGGGGGGGTATGCCTGTGAACTCTCGGAAGCGGCCAAGCAAAAGGAACGGGAAGTCATCACTGCCCATGTGGCCCAGTCGGATGTGGTGATTACCGCAGCACAGGTCCAGGGTCGCCGTGCGCCCATCCTGGTGACTGAGGCAATGGTGGAGCAAATGAAACCCGGCGCAGTCCTAGTGGATCTGGCAGCAGAGCAGGGGGGCAACTGTGCCTGTACGGAACCGGGGAAGGATGTCAAGCGTAATGGGGTTACGATTATTGGCCCGATCAATTTGGCCGCAGCCATGCCCGTTCATGCCAGTCAGATGTATGCCAAAAACCTGGCGGCTCTCCTGCAATTGCTGATCAAGGATCAGGCCCTCAACCTCAACTTCGAGGATGACATCATCCGCAATACCTGCGTGGCCCATGCGGGTCAGGTAACTAATCAGCGGGTGCGGGATGAATTGGCAGCGGTCCATAACCAGCCGTCTGCGGTTGGTTAA